In Cicer arietinum cultivar CDC Frontier isolate Library 1 chromosome 1, Cicar.CDCFrontier_v2.0, whole genome shotgun sequence, one DNA window encodes the following:
- the LOC101505824 gene encoding vacuolar protein sorting-associated protein 2 homolog 2, protein MNIFKKKTSPKEALRQSKKEMSVATRGIEREIASLQMEEKKLVAEIKREAKTGNEAATRILARQLVRLRQQITNLQGSRAQIRGVATHTQALYASTSISTGMKGATKAMVAMNKQMAPTKQAKVIKEFQKQSAQMDMTIEMLSESIDETLDKDEAEEETEELTNQVLDEIGVDIASQLSSAPKGRIASRNTENVAPRAESQDVEELEKRLASLRRI, encoded by the exons ATGAACATCTTCAAGAAGAAAACCTCACCCAAAG AAGCTCTGCGGCAGAGTAAGAAAGAAATGTCTGTTGCAACTAGAG GAATTGAACGAGAGATAGCATCACTTCAGATGGAG GAGAAAAAGTTGGTGGCAGAAATTAAAAGAGAAGCAAAAACTGGAAATGAG GCTGCTACTAGAATCCTGGCTCGCCAACTTGTTAGGTTACGCCAACAGATAACCAATTTGCAGGGAAGTCGCGCTCAGATCAGGGGTGTAGCAACTCACACACAG GCATTATATGCAAGCACGTCAATCTCTACAGGGATGAAGGGTGCAACTAAAGCAATGGTGGCAATGAATAAG CAAATGGCACCGACAAAGCAGGCTAAAGTGATTAAAGAATTCCAAAAGCAATCAGCACAAATGGACATGACG ATTGAGATGCTTTCAGAATCTATCGATGAAACTTTAGACAAGGATGAAGCCGAGGAAGAAACAGAAGAGCTCACTAACCAg GTTCTTGATGAAATTGGAGTGGATATTGCATCCCAG TTATCTTCTGCTCCCAAAGGTCGGATTGCTTCAAGGAATACTGAAAATGTTGCTCCAAG AGCCGAATCCCAAGATGTTGAAGAACTTGAAAAGAGATTGGCTTCTCTCCGAAGAATATAA